The proteins below come from a single Cricetulus griseus strain 17A/GY chromosome 6, alternate assembly CriGri-PICRH-1.0, whole genome shotgun sequence genomic window:
- the Nfs1 gene encoding cysteine desulfurase, mitochondrial: MVGSTAGSMLRATWRRAALAAAAAARPGFTAPTRGLRLRVVDHAIHSAVPSETVLRPLYMDVQATTPLDPRVLDAMLPYLVNYYGNPHSRTHAYGWESEAAMEHARQQVASLIGADPREIIFTSGATESNNIAIKGVARFYKSRKKHVVTTQTEHKCVLDSCRSLEAEGFRVTYLPVQKSGIIDLKELEAAIQPDTSLVSVMTVNNEIGVKQPIAEIGQICSSRKVYFHTDAAQAVGKIPLDVNDMKIDLMSISGHKLYGPKGVGAIYIRRRPRVRVEALQSGGGQERGMRSGTVPTPLVVGLGAACEVAQQEMEYDHKRISKLAERLIQKIMNSLPDVVMNGDPKQHYPGCINLSFAYVEGESLLMALKDVALSSGSACTSASLEPSYVLRAIGTDEDLAHSSIRFGIGRFTTEEEVDYTVEKCIHHVKRLREMSPLWEMVQDGIDLKSIKWTQH, translated from the exons ATGGTGGGCTCGACTGCTGGGAGCATGCTGCGAGCCACTTGGAGGCGGGCGGCACTGGCGGCCGCCGCGGCGGCCCGGCCCGGGTTCACGGCGCCCACCCGGGGATTGCGCCTGCGCG TCGTAGATCATGCTATCCACTCGGCTGTTCCCTCAGAGACAGTGCTGCGACCTCTCTATATGGATGTGCAGGCTACAACTCCTCTG GATCCCAGGGTTCTGGATGCCATGCTCCCATACCTTGTGAACTACTATGGGAACCCTCATTCTCGGACTCATGCATATGGCTGGGAGAGTGAAGCAGCCATGGAACATGCTCGCCAG CAAGTAGCATCTCTGATTGGAGCTGATCCTCGAGAAATCATTTTCACCAGTGGAGCTACTGAATCCAACAACATAGCAATTAAG GGAGTGGCCAGGTTCTACAAGTCACGGAAAAAGCACGTGGTCACCACTCAGACTGAACACAAATGTGTGCTGGATTCCTGCCGCTCACTGGAGGCTGAGGGCTTTCGAGTCACTTACCTCCCAGTGCAGAAGAGTGGGATCATTGACTTAAAG GAACTAGAGGCTGCCATCCAGCCAGACACCAGCCTAGTATCAGTTATGACTGTGAACAATGAGATTGGTGTAAAGCAGCCTATTGCAGAAATAG GGCAGATTTGCAGTTCCAGAAAGGTCTATTTCCATACTGATGCAGCCCAAGCTGTTGGGAAAATCCCACTTGATGTCAATGATATGAAAATTGATCTGATGAGCATCAGCGGTCACAAACTCTATGGTCCTAAAG GGGTTGGTGCTATCTATATCCGGCGTAGGCCCCGGGTCCGTGTGGAGGCCCTACAGAGCGGAGGCGGGCAGGAGCGGGGTATGCGGTCTGGGACGGTGCCCACACCCTTGGTGGTGGGGCTGGGAGCAGCTTGTGAGGTGGCACAGCAAGAGATGGAG TATGACCATAAGCGGATCTCCAAGTTAGCAGAGCGGCTGATACAGAAGATAATGAACAGCCTTCCAGATGTGGTGATGAACGGGGACCCCAAACAGCACTACCCTG GGTGTATCAACCTCTCCTTTGCATATGTGGAGGGGGAGAGTCTGCTGATGGCACTCAAGGATGTTGCCTTGTCCTCAGGAAG TGCCTGCACTTCAGCATCACTGGAGCCCTCTTACGTCCTCAGAGCAATTGGCACTGATGAGGATTTAGCACACTCTTCTATCAG GTTTGGCATCGGCCGCTTCActacagaagaggaagtggactACACTGTGGAGAAATGCATCCATCACGTGAAGCGCCTCCGGGAAATGAG TCCCCTCTGGGAGATGGTGCAGGATGGCATCGACCTCAAGAGCATCAAGTGGACCCAACATTAG
- the Romo1 gene encoding reactive oxygen species modulator 1, whose protein sequence is MPVAVGPYGQSQPSCFDRVKMGFVMGCAVGMAAGALFGTFSCLRIGMRGRELMGGIGKTMMQSGGTFGTFMAIGMGIRC, encoded by the exons ATGCCGGTGGCCGTGGGTCCCTATGGGCAGTCCCAGCCCAGCTGCTTCGACCGTGTGAAGATGGGCTTTGTCATGGGTTGCGCCGTGGGCATGGCGGCCGGGGCGCTGTTCGGCACCTTCTCCTGTCTCAG GATCGGAATGCGGGGTCGGGAGCTGATGGGCGGCATTGGTAAAACCATGATGCAGAGTGGCGGAACCTTTGGCACATTCATGGCCATTGGAATGGGCATACGATGCTAA